One stretch of Gambusia affinis linkage group LG05, SWU_Gaff_1.0, whole genome shotgun sequence DNA includes these proteins:
- the LOC122831094 gene encoding SUN domain-containing protein 2-like: protein MLRRSERLIENGYYDMYGQPTISYRETPIRRRRQRRPPVNRPANWEEPFRERFHSREEQDITDQENQMIDSLIQDCYNVFHFVFGLSVAFACIIYLFIWIISLHSRHSELSVKPTLTDVVTISGSKYQGPLSRLQLLETKLEHLLPQADLWPNFALESEGAMILHKTTSETYQSHKVCRLLGASLRVPPRGPNIVIKGRNRLNPGECWAFADFPGRLSIALTHKATVTHVSLGHIPKIVSPTSSISSAPKEFSVYGKKNLEDEETYLGTFLYDEAGDRIQTFKLPADKVGSFSFIKLQVNTNWGNPDYTCLYNFRVHGEPAV, encoded by the exons ATGCTAAGAAGAAGTGAACGCTTGATAGAAAATGGTTACTATGACATGTACGGGCAGCCAACTATCTCATACAGAGAAACGCCAATCAG AAGGAGGCGCCAAAGACGTCCCCCTGTAAACCGCCCTGCAAATTGGGAGGAACCATTTAGAGAGAGGTTTCACAGTCGTGAGGAGCAAGATATAACGGACCAAGAAAACCAGATGATAGACAGTCTAATACAAGATTGTTATAATGTCTTTCACTTTGTCTTTGGCCTCTCCGTTGCTTTTG cttgtattatttatttatttatttggattatttccCTGCACTCGCGACATTCAGAGTTATCTGTCAAACCAACTCTAACAGATGTG GTTACAATCTCTGGAAGTAAGTATCAGGGACCTCTCTCCAGGCTGCAGTTGTTGGAGACAAAGCTTGAGCACCTTCTACCACAAGCAGATCTATGGCCCAACTTTGCTCTGGAGTCTGAAG GAGCAATGATTTTACACAAGACGACCTCAGAAACGTATCAGAGTCATAAAGTGTGTAGATTGCTTGGGGCATCTTTAAGGGTACCACCTAGAGGCCCAAACATTGTTATTAAG ggAAGAAATCGTCTGAATCCAGGTGAATGCTGGGCCTTTGCAGATTTCCCGGGACGTTTATCCATCGCACTGACCCACAAAGCCACCGTCACTCATGTGTCCCTGGGTCATATTCCCAAGATTGTTTCCCCAACTTCCTCAATCTCTAGTGCTCCTAAAGAATTTTCTGTCTAT GGAAAGAAGAATTTAGAAGATGAGGAAACTTATTTGGGAACTTTCCTATATGATGAAGCTGGAGACCGAATACAGACCTTCAAACTTCCC GCAGATAAAGTTGGTTCATTCAGCTTCATAAAATTACAAGTTAACACCAACTGGGGGAATCCGGATTATACATGCCTGTATAACTTTAGAGTGCATGGGGAACCGGCTGTTTGA